One genomic segment of Myxococcales bacterium includes these proteins:
- a CDS encoding nucleotidyl transferase AbiEii/AbiGii toxin family protein, which translates to MSSGSKKPRRAPARKPDGAPPELQERQLDAWQAVAASDVASELVFGGGAALAMMHLHHRRSEDLDFFLQRELAPGVRKDLA; encoded by the coding sequence TTGAGCTCTGGATCGAAGAAGCCCCGGCGCGCACCCGCGCGGAAGCCTGACGGCGCGCCGCCCGAGCTCCAGGAGCGGCAGCTCGATGCGTGGCAAGCCGTTGCGGCGTCCGACGTCGCGTCGGAGCTCGTATTCGGCGGCGGCGCGGCCCTCGCGATGATGCATCTGCATCATCGGCGCTCCGAAGACCTGGACTTCTTCCTGCAGCGCGAGCTGGCGCCCGGCGTTCGAAAGGATCTCGCCTAG
- a CDS encoding type II toxin-antitoxin system VapC family toxin — MKRLLDTNAYVALKREHQGVTELVRDSTELVFSMVVIGELLFGFRNGARFEKNAKELNELLADVRVSVLDVTRTTADRFGRIASELREAGTPIPSNDIWIAAHVFESGAELISFDQHFEAVRGLVWTRLQ, encoded by the coding sequence GTGAAGCGCCTCTTGGACACGAACGCCTACGTCGCGCTCAAGCGCGAACATCAGGGCGTTACCGAGCTGGTCCGGGATTCGACGGAGCTCGTCTTCTCCATGGTCGTCATCGGGGAGCTGCTCTTCGGGTTTCGCAACGGCGCGCGATTCGAGAAGAACGCGAAGGAATTGAACGAGCTCCTGGCGGACGTTCGCGTCAGCGTGCTGGACGTGACGCGAACCACCGCGGATCGCTTTGGCCGGATTGCGTCCGAGCTGCGTGAGGCCGGAACGCCCATCCCGAGCAACGACATCTGGATCGCCGCGCACGTCTTCGAGAGTGGTGCCGAGCTCATCAGCTTCGACCAGCACTTCGAAGCGGTGCGCGGGCTGGTGTGGACGCGATTGCAGTAA
- a CDS encoding YdcF family protein, which translates to MPSSSASTSTSKRCAGWCGRDCSNVPGNGCFFGIGCWESAAIIDDQSPSTVENASKTRALIGLVRMPVVTDTQHVLRSELVFRRHYSSRASV; encoded by the coding sequence GTGCCGAGCTCATCAGCTTCGACCAGCACTTCGAAGCGGTGCGCGGGCTGGTGTGGACGCGATTGCAGTAACGTACCGGGCAATGGTTGTTTCTTTGGAATCGGGTGCTGGGAGTCCGCCGCAATCATCGACGACCAATCGCCGAGCACCGTCGAGAATGCGAGCAAGACCCGCGCGTTGATCGGTCTGGTGCGCATGCCGGTCGTTACGGACACCCAGCACGTGCTCCGTTCGGAGTTGGTCTTTCGGCGCCACTACAGTAGTCGGGCCAGTGTCTAG
- a CDS encoding Uma2 family endonuclease: MSQSARRAAAPEDFWAIPEAERFHELVGGELVEKAAPSGEHGDAQAGIVTAIRAPFQRRSGGGGPGGWWIATEVEVLLETGDIVRPDVLGWRRERHSERPTGMPVKQHPDWTCEILSKSNATHDTVKKLRLYQRVGIPHYWIADPREATLTVMRWSQDGYITVLSAERHEVVRAEPFDAIEIAVGTLFGDDPPEGG; encoded by the coding sequence ATGAGCCAGTCAGCGCGGCGTGCAGCGGCCCCCGAGGACTTCTGGGCGATCCCGGAGGCCGAGCGCTTCCACGAGTTGGTGGGTGGCGAGCTCGTCGAGAAGGCCGCACCGAGCGGTGAGCATGGGGACGCGCAAGCCGGGATCGTGACCGCGATCCGAGCACCTTTCCAGCGCAGGTCGGGCGGCGGGGGACCTGGAGGGTGGTGGATCGCCACGGAGGTCGAAGTCCTCTTGGAGACCGGTGACATCGTGCGCCCCGACGTGCTCGGCTGGCGGCGCGAGCGCCATTCGGAGCGGCCCACGGGGATGCCCGTCAAGCAGCACCCGGACTGGACCTGCGAGATCCTTTCGAAGAGCAACGCCACGCACGACACGGTGAAGAAGCTGCGTCTCTACCAGCGCGTCGGCATCCCGCACTATTGGATCGCCGATCCGCGCGAGGCGACGCTGACCGTCATGCGCTGGAGCCAAGACGGCTACATCACGGTGCTCAGTGCCGAGCGGCACGAGGTCGTGCGGGCGGAGCCCTTCGATGCGATCGAGATCGCCGTGGGGACCCTCTTCGGAGACGACCCGCCGGAGGGAGGCTAG
- a CDS encoding PIN domain-containing protein: MISVDTNILVYSHRSDSPFHDRAVQVVRQLVEGGTRWALPWPCIHEFVANVTNARIYKAPTPLDLALEQASQWLGSPAVRLLSEEEGYWDALAALLHSSQVSGAKVHDARIAALCIAHGVAELWTADRDFNRFAALRTANPLVEGSEH; the protein is encoded by the coding sequence GTGATCTCCGTCGACACCAACATCCTGGTGTACTCGCACCGAAGCGACTCCCCGTTCCACGATCGCGCCGTGCAGGTGGTGCGCCAGTTGGTCGAGGGTGGAACGCGCTGGGCGTTGCCCTGGCCGTGTATCCACGAGTTCGTGGCCAACGTCACCAACGCTCGGATCTACAAGGCACCTACACCGCTCGATCTCGCGCTCGAGCAAGCCAGTCAGTGGCTGGGCTCGCCCGCCGTCCGACTACTCTCCGAAGAGGAGGGATACTGGGATGCCCTGGCAGCTCTGCTCCACTCATCCCAGGTCAGCGGGGCCAAGGTCCACGACGCACGCATTGCTGCGCTGTGCATCGCGCACGGAGTCGCGGAGCTCTGGACCGCCGACCGTGACTTCAACCGCTTCGCCGCGCTGAGAACAGCGAACCCTCTCGTCGAGGGTTCCGAGCACTGA